In Mobula hypostoma chromosome 12, sMobHyp1.1, whole genome shotgun sequence, one DNA window encodes the following:
- the cdcp2 gene encoding CUB domain-containing protein 2 — protein MVVCGALASCRVKCGGILSATNGNFSSPNFPGYYPYETECTWLIVVTEGSSILLTFQHFDLEFHTHCEYDYLKIYNGVPGDEGNLLGKFCGKAFPPHFSSSWHVMSIIFRSDRHVASRGFAASYSKDVCGGVLTGLSGVLSSPEYPDNYPNNAECRWVIRVSNQSVINLIFYDFHLESNEDCSFDYVAMFDGSSMNTRHWGHYCGGTKPPAIISSAHELLVVFKSDFNIGAKGFKAFYFSGECQQVFTAIKGNFSSPRHPSIYPNNINCHWTIRQPLSYRIKVHLIDFELEDRDSLSNACDYDFLAIFDGDSETDTLLGKWCGRNSPPSLLSNGNRLLFVLSADRNTASRGFHVSYNGVVPMNVSCSRTDFQILIAVQTLPSLNRNGIYLGRPGCMAQVFGSTFKIISRFDACGTTTQRIKNATIFVNILYIRFPVGTRSDTQEYKMQCNVKTKAASYNVITDTELYQLQQLAVNLEDSNSEESKVVDGPDVSRMQDTSDIVFIGICVLAGLLMLIAIIGLVLL, from the exons ATGGTAGTCTGCGGAGCTTTGGCATCATGCA GAGTTAAATGTGGTGGCATCCTATCTGCAACAAATGGGAATTTCTCCAGCCCTAATTTCCCAGGATATTATCCATATGAGACCGAATGTACTTGGCTGATTGTTGTCACAGAGGGCTCCTCCATTCTGCTCACATTCCAGCATTTTGACCTTGAATTTCACACTCACTGTGAATATGATTACCTCAAAATCTATAACGGAGTACCTGGGGATGAGGGAAATCTCTTGGGCAAATTCTGTGGAAAAGCTTTTCCTCCTCATTTCTCCTCTTCCTGGCATGTGATGTCGATCATTTTCCGCTCAGATAGGCATGTGGCCAGCCGCGGATTCGCTGCTTCATACAGCAAAG ATGTATGCGGAGGAGTGTTAACGGGTCTGTCTGGAGTGCTGTCTAGCCCGGAGTACCCAGATAATTACCCTAATAATGCAGAGTGCCGCTGGGTTATTCGCGTCTCTAATCAATCAGTGATCAATCTGATCTTCTACGATTTTCATCTGGAGAGTAATGAGGATTGTAGCTTTGACTATGTGGCCATGTTCGATGGATCCAGCATGAATACCAGACACTGGGGTCATTATTGTGGTGGGACAAAACCTCCAGCTATCATTTCCAGTGCCCATGAACTACTTGTTGTTTTTAAATCAGACTTCAACATTGGTGCAAAGGGCTTCAAAGCATTTTACTTTTCAG GTGAGTGTCAACAGGTCTTCACAGCCATTAAAGGGAATTTCTCCAGCCCTCGCCACCCAAGCATTTATCCTAATAATATCAATTGTCACTGGACCATCCGACAGCCTCTAAGTTACAGGATCAAAGTTCACTTAATTGATTTTGAGTTGGAGGACAGGGATAGCCTGAGCAATGCCTGCGATTATGACTTTCTGGCAATCTTTGATGGAGACAGTGAGACTGACACATTGCTGGGAAAATGGTGTGGTCgtaactcacctccttctctgTTGTCCAATGGGAACAGACTTCTGTTCGTGTTGTCGGCTGACAGGAACACAGCTTCCCGTGGCTTCCATGTATCCTACAATGGCG TCGTTCCCATGAACGTCAGCTGCTCTAGAACGGATTTCCAGATTCTGATAGCTGTGCAGACTCTTCCTTCACTCAATCGTAACGGCATTTATCTTGGAAGGCCCGGTTGCATGGCACAGGTATTTGGCTCAACATTCAAGATCATTTCACGATTTGATGCCTGTGGAACAACGACACAG AGAATTAAGAATGCCACCATTTTTGTGAACATTTTGTATATACGTTTCCCCGTTGGAACacgtagtgacacccaggaatataAGATGCAGTGTAATGTCAAAACCAAAGCAGCCTCCTACAACGTCATCACAGACACCGAACTGTATCAACTCCAGCAGCTGGCCGTAAACTTGGAGGATTCAAATTCTGAAGAATCAAAGGTGGTAGATGGACCTGATGTTTCAAGGATGCAAGACACCAGTGATATTGTCTTCATTGGTATTTGTGTTTTGGCAGGACTTCTAATGCTGATTGCTATCATAGGACTGGTTCTGCTGTAG